ATCCGCACGGCGCGGATGAGTTCGTCCCCACGCCGGACGGTGCGGCGGTAGCCCGTGAAGTAGTCGGCGAGGGGCACCTCCCGCTCCCCCGCCCGCGAGGCGAGGACCACCCGCGCGTCGAGGGCGAGCAGCACGGGCGGGCTGTCTCCGATGGGGCTGGCCGTGCCGAGGTTGCCGCCCAGCGTGGCGCTGTTGCGGATCAGGCGCGAGGCGAAGTGCGGCAGCCACTCGGCGAGGAGAGGCACCCGGCCCGCGAGCCGCCGCTCGATCTCCGAGAGGCTCAGGGCCGCGCCGATTTCCAGGTGATCGTCCGCCCACGCGAAGGTCCGCAATTCCGGCAGCCCGTCTACCGCCACCGTTACCCCGGCGCGGGCGTGGCGCAGGTTGACCTCCACCGCCCAGTCGGTGCCGCCCGCGAGAAGCCGGGCGTCCGGGTGCGCCGCGAGCAGGTCGAAGGCGTCGGCAAGTGCGGTGGGACGGTGAAAGTCGCCGTCCGGGGTTCGCAGGGTCGTGAGCTGTGGAGTGGGAGCAGCCTGCTCACAGCGCCGCGCGAAGGTATCTTCCTGTGCCGGACCACCCAGCGCCCGCGCCGCGTCCTCGATGGGGCGGTAGCCCGTGCAGCGGCAGAGGTTCCCGCTCAGGGCGTGGATGTCGAAGTCGGCGGCGGGCCGTTCCGGGCGGTAATACTCGGCGGCCATGCTCACCACGAAGCCGGGCGTGCAGTACCCGCACTGCGAGCCGCCTCGCACGGCGAGTTCGCGCTGAACGGGGTGCAGCGCGCCGGGCCGCCCCAGCCCCTCGGCGGTCACGACCTCCTGCCCCTCCAGGGCACCCAGCATGACGAGGCAGGCGTTGACCGATTCCAGCCGGGTGCCGCCGTCCTCGCTCGGGCGGGCGACGAGGACCGCGCAGGCCCCGCACTCGCCCTCCGCGCAGCCCTCCTTGCTTCCGGTGAGGCCCTGATCGCGCAGCCAATTGAGCAGGGTGGTGTGGGGACGCACGCCCCGCGCCTCGCGCGGCACGCCGTTCACGGTAAGGGTGATGCTGTCCATCGTCGCTCCTTTCGTGGAGGGGGAAAACCAAAAAGGCGAGCCGACTCATGCCTGCCACACGCCGACCCGTGGGGGTCAGGCGCATGGTTGACGCACGAGGCGGACCGCTGGTTATCCATGCAGAACAGTGGTCAGGTTGTGGGTGAAGGGTACTCCGACGCGCGGAGGGGAACAAGGGTGGGGGTAGACAGCGGGGAGGATGGAGAGGGAGTTGACGAGTTGGTTTTCAGGGTTGCCAGGCCCACTTCACCCCCTCCCGGCCTCCCCCCTCAAGGGGGAGGAGCTAAGAAGCGAAAGCTCAAGCTTTGGCTCTGTTTCTCCCTCCCTCCTTGTTGGGGAGGGCCGGGGAGGGGGGAAACGTGGACAGCAGACCCCGGCACATCCCCCTCAGCTCCCCCGGTAAGTGCTGTACGACCATGGCGTCATCACCAGCGGGACGTGGTAGTGCCCCGAGGCGTCGCTCACGGTGAAGCGCAGGGTCACGAGGTCGAGGAAGGGGACGGCGGGTGCGGCCTCGAAGCCCTCGAAGTAGGGGGCAACGTGGAAGGTCAGCTCGAAGGTGCCGGGCGTCAGGCTACCGCGTTCGATCAGGGGGGCGTCGGTCCGCCCGTCCGCGTTCGTCACGGCCCCCGCGACCCGGCGGCGTTCCCCGCCCTCCACCGCGAACAGTTCCACCCGCACCCCGGCGGCGGGACGGCCCCGCGCCGTGTCGAGGACGTGGGTGGTGAGGCCCGCGTGTCCCGCCATCAGGCCCGCTCCGGAAACGTTCGCGTCCCCTGGCGAACGTTTCCCGACCGGAGGGAGAAGGAGAAAGCGCGGGTTCCGTGGAGTGCAGAACCTTCCGGTGCCCCCCCGGAAGGGACGGAACGGAGCGGAATCCGCGCCATCAGGCCCGCTCCACCCAGCCCTCCATCAGGCCGTAGGGTTCGGGGTCCACGTGGAAGATTTCGTTGTTGTTCTCCAGCCCGAAGCGTTCGAGGTTGTACTTCAGGTGATGCTTGTTGGGCATCTGGAACCAGATTCGCGAAATCTCCGGGCAGCGCGTCAGCACGGCCTGACCCAGCAGGTAGAGCGTGTTCTGGAGGCTCGGCGAGTAGTGGTCGGTGAACGTCTCCTGAATCTGGGTGTAGGCCCGAGTCCACACGTCGTCGTAGTCCACGTCGCCGGGGTTGTACTCCCACTTGGCCGTGACGAAGGTCGCCATCACGCGGTCATGCGTCTCCGGGAGGGTGGTGAAGCGTTCGTTCAGGAGGTAGCCGGCCCAGCCGCTCTGGGTCGTCTTGAGGACGTACAGCTCCTCGATGCCCGACGTGACCTTGAAGCTCTGGCCGTCGCCCTCCACGCGGGCGGTGCGCTTCGGCATCAGCCGGACGAAGGCGTGGTCGTGGCCCTCGCCGCCCACCTGCACGCGGTCCCAGAGGTGTTCGGTGAACTCCGCGAAGGCTCCCGTCACCTTCGGCCCAGTCTTCACGAAGTGGGCGACGAGTTCCTTCCCGAACTCCTCCGGGCTGCCCGCGAAGCCCTCCTTCGCCAGCCCGTAGATCGTGTTGCGTACCGTGTCCGTGGCGACGAGATCGGTGTTGTCGCCGTCCACGTGCGCGGCGTCGAAGTCGCCCGTCATGGCGACGCGCACCCGAAGCTCCCGGACGCGGTGGCGCGGCGTGTCGCGGAAGACCTTGAAGAGGTTGACCTCGGCCTTGCCGTAGTTGTTCTCGCCGAGGCGGACCCTGACCTGTGTGGGGGCGTCCTGGGTCTGAGTGTTCTGTGTCTGCGTCATGCGTTCTCTCCTCCCTCGTCCTGCCGGACCAGATCGAGTACCCGGAGCCGGGCGATTCTGCCGATTTCCCGCAGGGCGGTGGCCCGCTCCTGTTCGGGGGTGTGCGTGAGGCGTGCGGCGGCACCCGCGAGGATGCTCTCCTTCGTGTTCTCCCGCACGCAGACGATGTAGGGCATGTCGAACTTCTCGTGGTAGGCCGCATTGACCCGGTGAAACTCGGCGTACTCCTCGGGGGTGAGGCGGTCCAGCCCCGCCGACGCCTGCTCGTTCGCCGACTCGGGCGTGACCTCCCCCGCCAGCGCCGCCTTGCCCGCGAGGTCGGGGTGGGCGCGGATGAGGGCGAGTTGCTCCCCTGCGGAGTCCTCCTGCACGGCCCCGGTGAAGGCGGCGGCCAGCTCCTCCACGCTCCGGTAGGGTCTCCCCTCCCCCACCCGCTCCGCGTAGCGCGGGCTGTGTTCCAGCACGCCGCCGAAGGTCCGCACGAACTCAGTCAGGGGGAGGGCGTTGGCGTCGTCCAGGGTCAGGCTGAGCGTGCGGGTCAATGGAGATCACCGACTTCGGGGGCGTGGGCGGCGGTGTCGGCGGTGGAGGAGAGCTGTGCGCGGTCACTCCCGACGATGTGGAAGAGGATGTTGAGCAGGATGGCGGCGATGGCCCCGGCGGTGATGCCGCTCTCCAGGAAGAGGCCCGCCCAGTCCGGCAGCTTCTCGTACAGGGTGGGCACGGTGGAGGGAATCACGCCGAGCGCGATGCTCACCGCCACGATGGTCAGGTTGCGGGTGTCGGCCATGTTCACGCGGGCGAGCGTCTGGATGCCCGCCGCCGCCACCGTCCCGAAGAGCACCAGCCCGGCCCCGCCCAGCACCGGCAGGGGAATGGACGCCACGAGCGCCCCCAGCTTGGGAAAGAAGCCCAGCAGCATCAGGATCACGCCCGCCGCCGCCACCACGAAGCGGCTCTTGATGCCCGTGAAGCGCACCAGACCGACGTTCTGCGCGAAGGCCGTGAAGGGAAAGACGTTGAAGATGCCGCCGAGCGCGGTGGACAGGCCGTCGGCCCGCAGGCCCGCCGTCACGTCGTCGGCGCTGACGGGCTTCTCCACGATCTCCCCGATGGCGAGCAGGTCGGCGGTCGTCTCCACCATCACCACGAGCATCACCAGGATCATGGACAGGATGGGAATGAGCGCGAAGGTGGGAAAGCCGAAGAAGAAGGGCGGCGTGAAGCCCACGAGGGCGGCGGTGCCCACCGTGCCGAAGGACGCCTGCCCGAAGATCGCCGCGACCACCGTCCCGAACACGAGGCCCAGCAGCACGGCGACCCGGCTCCAGAACCCCCGCGCGAAGCGGGTCACGAGCAGCACGAACAGCATGGTCAGCGCGGCCAGCCCCAGATTCGCCGGGGCACCGAAGGTCTCGGCGGCGGGGTTGCCCCCTCCCGCCCAGCGGATCGCCACGGGCATCAGCGAGATGCCGATGAGGGTGATGACCGTTCCCGCGACCACGGGCGGAAAGAAGCGCAGCAGCCGCGAGAAGTACGGCGCGAGCAGCACCGTGAACAGGCCCGCCACGATCACCGCCCCGTAGATGCCCGGCAGGCCATAGTCCCGCCCGATCAGGATCATGCTCGCCAGCGCCGCGAAGGTCGTTCCCTGCACGATGGGCAGCTTGGCCCCGAAGCCGGGAAACCCGAGGGTCTGGATCAGGGTGGCGACCCCGCACATGAAGAAGCTCGCGTTGACGATCCTCACCACCTGATCGGGCGGAAGGTTGATGGCGCTCGCCAGCACGAGCGGCACGGCGATGATGCCCGCGTACATGCTCAGGACGTGTTGCAGCCCGAAGGCGACCATGCGCCCGGTGGGTGGCACCTCGTCGACGGGGTGGACGGACGGAACCGGTGCTGCTCGCGTCATACGAACCTCCCTATGGGTGGGGGTGGACGTGGGTGGAGCATACGCCCGGAGAGACAGCTGATTGGGGACCACCGGCAGGCCAACTACTTAGATGTCTATCTATGGTGTGAAGTGATGGTAAAGGTCAGGGAACGATCTGTCAAGCAGTGAAGTTGATTTTTGCTCTGTGAAATCAACTCCGCCATGTGACACAGAGAAGCGCGTGCTACGCTCTGTCTGCTCCCAAGCGCAATCTATGTCTCCTGCCCAGACCCCCGACCTCCTCGAACGTATCCATCAGGACTGGACGCAGACCCGCCCGGAGGTCGATCCAGGGCCGATGCTTACCGTGCTGCTGCTGGACCGCCTGCACGCGGCGCTGACGCGGCAGATCGAGCGCACCTACGCGGAGACGGGCCTCAACCCCGCCGGATGGGACCTGCTCCTCACCCTGTACCGCTCGGCCCCGCCGGAGGGCCTGACGCCGACGGAGTTGAGCGGCCTCGCCGCCATCACCGGCCCCTCCATGACGAACCGGGTGGATCGGCTGCTGTCGCGTGGCCTCGTTGAGCGGCGGGTCAGCGAGTCCGACCGCCGCTCCGTGCGGGTACGCCTGACGCCGGAGGGGCGGTCGCTCGTTGAGCGGTTGTTGCCCGAACACCTCGCTAACGCGGAGCGCATCCTGTCGGCCCTGGACCCGGCGGAGACCCGCACCCTCGAACGCCTCGCCCGCCGCCTGCTGACGGGCTTGGAGGCCTCGGGTCAGCCCTCGCCGGAGGAGGACGCCGCCAGCGCCAGCGTCCGCACCCGGTAGGGCGCGAGGGGCGCGAGGGGGTCGCCGGGCAGGGCGTCCTCCAGCAGATTGAGTTCGCCGCTCACCCGGAAGTCCGCGCTCTCGACCGTCAGGTGGGTTTGGTCGCCGTTCGCCTCGTAGACCCGCAGCACGTAGCCACTCCCCTCCTCGGCGTGCTTGAGGGCGCTGAGCCACACCCCCTCCGGCAGCCGCAGGTAGGTGTGTCGGGCGGGGAGGCGGGCTGGAGTTTCTGAGTCGGACGAGGGGCGCACCGTTCGTAGAGGGGCATTCAGGCTATGCGCCTCCCTTCGCGTCCCCTGCCGCCAGTCGCCCGCGTGTGGGTAGAGCGCGTAGGTAAACGAATGCTTGCCCTGGTCCGCGTAGGGGTCGGGATAGATCGGCGTCCGCAGCAACGTGAGGCTCAGCTCGTCCACGCCCGCCCCGTGCCCGTACTTGCCGTCGTTCAGGAGGCTCACGCCGAAGCTCCCCTCGCTGAGGTCGAGGAAGCGGTGGGCGGCCACCTCGAAGGCGGCGGTCTGCCAGCTCGTGTTGCGGTGGGTCGGGCGCGTCACCGTGCCGAAGGTCGTCTCGGCGCTCGACCACGGTGCCCGCACGGCGAGGGGAAAGGCGGCCCGCAGCAGTGTCCGCCGTGCCGTCACCCGCAGCGTCGTGTGAACGCGCAGCGCCCGGTCGTTCGGCCACAGCTCGTAGGTCTGCTCGGCCACCACGCCCGGACCCTCCCGCCGCACGTGGACGCGGCCCACCTCGCCCTGCCGCTCGGCGCGGGGGGGTTCGGTGACGGTCAGTTCCTCGCCCTCGTCGGATGCGCTCGCATCGATCTCCCAGGCGTCCCACGCGCGGGGAACGTCCACATGCTGCCAGAGGATATTCGCCCGACCCCGCACCGCCTCCCGCCCACTCGCTTTATGAATGAGGGAAACGAGGCTGCCGTCCGGCCCGACCTCCGCGCGCAGGTGGGCGTTCTCCAGAATGAGGCCATCTGTTGAGGGCTGGGCGGCCTCTTCCCGCCGCCTGAGCGTGATGACCTCGTGCGAGAGACCGCGCATCAGGAAGGGGTCGTGGAGGTACAGAGTCTCCCCTTTCCCGCTGCACGACAACTCCTCGCCGTCGGCATTGAAGGCCCGGTATGCCCCGGCTTCGGGCAGATGGACGACGGCGAGCAATGGTCTGTCGGCGGCGGTGAGATTCCAGATGACGACGTGTTCGGTCCCTTCTGGCCGTTCTAGAGCCGCTGAGAGCGCGTCCAGCGCCGCCCGACACACCTCCTCCGCCCGTTCCAATGCCGCCGACAGTTCCGCCTCTGCCGTCACGTTCACCTCCCGGATGCTGGAGCCGGGCAGGATGTCGTGGAACTGGTTGCGAAGGAGGACGGTCCAGCACCCGGTCAGTTCGGTTTGAGGGTAAGCGCGGTTCAGGTGTCGGTGGGCCAGCGTCGCGGCGGCCTCAGCCTCCACAAGTGTGTGTTCCAGACGGCGGTGGAGCTGTTTAATGGCCGCCTGCGTGGTGAAGATGCCCCGGTGAAGCTCCAAGTAGTGCTCGCCCGTCCAGACCGGGAGTGTGGGGTCGGCGTTCCGCAGGTCGGCGAAGAACTCCCCGGAGGGACGCTGGTTCAGGCGCGGTAGGCCGGGAAAGTCGCGCACCCGCTCGTACCGCTCCAGCATCTCGGGCGTCGGGCCGCCCCCGCCGTCCCCCCAGCCGAAGGTGAACAGGCTCTCGCCGTGCCGCCGCGCCCCCCGGAAGTTCGCCCACGTGCTCAGCAGGTCGTGGGCGACGACGCTTCCGTTGTACCCCTCGCCGGGGCTGGGGTTGAGGAAGGAGTGGGCCAGCACCCGTGTCCCGTCCAACCCCTCCCAGCGGTAGAGGTCGTGGGGAAAGCGGTTCGTCTCGTTCCAGTTGAGCTTGGTGGTGAAGAAGAAGGGCAGGCCGCCGTCCGCCAAGACTTGCGGCAGATTTCCCGCAAAGCCAAAGGTGTCCGGCAACCACGCGACCGTCGCCCGCCGCCCGAAGGTGCGCTCGAAGTACCGCTGCCCGTGGAGCAGTTGCCGCGCCCAGCTCTCGCCGGAGAGCAGTTGCCCGTCCGGTTCCACCCATGTCCCGCCCACGATCTCCCAGCGGCCCTCCGTCACGCGCTCGCGGATGCGCTCGAAGAGGGCCGGGTCGTCCTCCTGCACCCAGGCGTAGAGCTGGGCCGTGCTCTGGCTGAAGTGAAAGCTCGGGAAGCGGTCCATCAGGTCCAGCACCGTGGAGAACGAGCGCAGGGCCTTGCGCCGCGTCTCGTGCAGCGGCCACAGCCACGCGAGGTCGATGTGGGCGTGCCCGGTCAGGCTGAGGGCACCCTCGGGCGGGAAGTCAGAGCGGAGCTTGGCGAGTCCTGCGGCGAGAAAGTGCCGCGCCTCTCCCAGGCTCTCCCGGTGTTCGGGTCCCAGAGTGGCGGGCGGCCCCGTGAACGTCCACCCCTCCCAGATAGTCCCGAGTTGCGCCCCGTGCCCCGATGCCTGCACGACGCGGGCGAGATACCCCTCCGTCTCGTCACGTGGCAGCCGCACCCGCTTGACCGTCTCGTGCAGCAGGTCGGCGAGGCGGGCGGCCAGGGTTTCCCGCCCCCTCTTCAGCAGGTGAACGGCGGCGTCGTGGGCTGCCCCCAGGTCGGCGAGCAATTCCCGCACCTCCGCGTCCGGCTGCACGAGGCGCAGGCGTCCGGTCATGGGCGCGGCGATGTAGGAACCGTGCAGGCCGCGCGGCGTGACCTCCAGATCGAGCGTGAGCGTGCGGGCCGCTCCGGCGGGCAACGTCACCTCGCGGTGGTACGGGTTGAGCGCGTAGACCGCCGTGCCGTCCACCCGCACCAGCGCCTCCCCGCCCGGCTGGAGGTCGAGGATGACTGGCCCCCCCTCCGGCACGGGCACCTCGAAGCGCATCCGCACGGGAAAGCGGACGCTGGGCCACGGCTGCCCCTCCGCGACGGGAGAGGTCGCCCCGTCCGCGTCCGTAAAACTCCCGGCGGGCAGCGTCTCCTCCGAAATGTTGCGCCACGCCGACAGTTCGTCCAGCCGCCCGGCGAGGCGTGTCAGGTCCTGCTCGACGGAGATCACGCCCCAACACTAGCGGACTACTTGGTGGCCCCCTCCAGCCCGCGCATGAAGAACCGTTGGGCGAAGAGGAACAGCGCCAGGATGGGCACCATCATGATGACGGCCCCCGCCGCCGTGTTGAAGATGTTGTCGTTGAAGGCCCCCTTGAGCTTGAGCATCTCCACGGCCAGCGGAAGCTTGTTCTGCGCGCCCGTCAGCGCGATGGACGGCCAGAAATAGGAGTTCCAGGTGTTGACCAGCGTGAAGATGGACAGGGCCGCGATACTGGGAATCGCCAGCGGCAGCATGACGCGCCGGAAGATCAGCGCCTCGCCCGCCCCGTCGATGCGCGCGGCCTCCAGCAGACTCTGCGGAATCGCCAGGAACGCCTGCCGCATCAGGAAGATGCCGAACGCCGTGCTCACGGTGGGCAGCACCACACCGAGGTACGAGCCTATCCCGATGAGGGGACCGATCACCGGCCACGCCTTGAGCTTCGCCAGCGTGAGCATGTTGACGAGGAAGCTCGTCTCGGTGGGCAGCACCATCGTTCCCAGGATGACGGCGAACACCACGGCCTTGCCCCGGAAGTCGTGCCGGGCGAGCGGGTAGGCGGCCAGCGCCGAGACGATGACCGTCAGGACCACGCTCAGCCCGCTGATGAGGAGCGAATTGAGAAATGCGCGGCCCACCGCCGGGTACGTCTGCACCACGTTCACGAAGTTCGCCAGCGTGACCCGCTGTGGAAAGAGGCTCGCCGGGAAGTCGTACACGGTGCGTCCGGTGGTGACGGCGTTGCTGTCCGTCACGCTGATCACGAACGTCCAGATCAGCGGAAACGCCGCGAAGAGGAAGATGGTGAACAGCACGAGGTACGTCAGCACCTGCCGGAGCGGGTGACGAACGCGCCGCCGCGTCACGGTCCGGGCGACGGGCGGGGCGGCCCGCACCACCCGCGTCATGCCCGCACGCTCCCCTCACGGAAGAGCCGGAAGTTGATCACCGAGAGCACCAGCGCGATGGCGGCCACGACCAGCCCGGCGGCGCTCGCCAGCCCGTAGTTGAAGTCCAGCCCCCCGAACGACTTCTTGTAGACGTACAGCAGCGCCGTGTAGGTGGAGTTCAGCGGCCCGCCCGTCCCGTTCGTGAACACCAGCACCTCCTCCAGCACCCGGATCGCCGACAGGACACTCAGGAGGGTACACAGCAGGATGGTGGGCTGCATCAGGGGCACGGTGATGCGCCAGAAGGTCTGCCACGGCGAGGCCCCGTCCAGCCGCGCGGCCTCCTCCAGCTCCTCGGGGATGTTCTGCAACCCAGCCATGTACAGCACCATGTAGTAGCCGAAGCCGCGCCAGAACGTCACGAGCATGATCGCCCAGAAGGCCGTGTTCGGGTCGAGCAGCCAGCTCAGGTTGCTGTCGGGGTTCATGAGGCGCAGCCCCTTGAGCAGCCAGTTGAGCACCCCGTCCTTGTTGTAAATCCAGTCCCACATCACGGCGGCGAGCGAGATGGACGTGATGACGGGCACGTAGTACGCCGCCCGGAAAAATGCGATGCCCGGCAACTGCCGGTTGACCAGCACCGCCACCGCCAGCGACGCGATCTGGAGCGCCGGAACGACGAGCAGGTATTTGAGGCTGTTCAGGACGCTGATGCGGAAGAGTTCGTCCCCCGCCAGCGTGCGGAAGTTGTCCAGTCCCACCCAGGTCGGCGGGCTGCGGGTGGCGAAGTTGGCGGCGGTGTACTCGGTGAAGCCCAGGTAGGCCCCGTACAGCACCGGATACAACGTGAACACCACGAGCAGCAGCAGGGCGGGCAGCAGAAACAGGTACGAACTGAGCGCGCCGCGCAGGGTCTTGAGCATGTGGGCCTCCTTCCGGGGGAGGGCCTGGGATGGAAAAGAGATGTGGGGGGGCGTGGGGCTGCTCCTCGCTCCTGCTTGAACCCCTCCTGTGAGTCAGAAGGCGGGCGAGAAGGTGTTTTTCTCGTCCGGGAGCAGGGACAAGCGGTGCCCGTCACCCCCCTCCTCGACTCTCTCCCACAAGGAGGGAGGGAGCAAGAGAGCTACAGCCTGGGCTTTCTAGCCCCTCCCCCTTGAGGGGGGAGGCCGGGAGGGGGTGAACAGGCCCGGCCTCTCAAAAAACCAGCCCGTCAACTCCCCCGTCCCACAAGCCCGATCAACGCGTCCTCGCGCCGAGTTTCCGAAGTCAAGGGAAGAGGCGTCCACGCACCTCTCCCCTCCCCCATCTCACTTCATGTTGTTCCAGGCGGTCGCGGCGTCGGCGAGGGCCTGCTGCGCCGTCTTGCGGCCCAGGAAGGCGGCCTCGATGTTGTCGTCGAACGCCTTGAACATGTCGGTGGGATTCTTCAGGGGCGGGACGGCGGTCTTGAGGTTGGCCCCGTTCGCGGCGATCATGCCGGTGGCCCGCTCGATGGGGTCCTTGCTGGAGCGAATCTGCGTGAAGTACGGGTCGCGGTCGGACCCCGCCGCCGTGGGCACGACGGGCACGATCTTGGCGAAGGCGACCTGATTGGCGCGGTTGGTCATGAAGCGGGCGAAGAGCAGCGCCTCCTTCGGGTGCGAGGACGCCTTCGGCACGACGAGCGACATGCCGCCCCCGGCCTCCGTCTTCCCGGCCCCGATGGGTGCCATCGTCACCTGCGAGGCGGCGTAGATCGCCTTGTTGTTGTCCTTGATGCGGTTGAGCGCCTGCGGCCCGCCGATGATCGTGGCGAGCTTGCCCTGGGTGTACAGCTCCTGGCTGAGCTGGAAGGCCTCCTTCCGCAAGAGGTCCTGGGGAATCACGTCCGCCCTGTACAGGTCGATGTAGGTCTGGAGCAGCCGCGCGTGCGCCGGGGTGTTGAAGGCGGCCTGGGTGCCCCGCAGGATGGGCAGCCCCTCGCCCACGAAGACGCCGAGGAAGGTGCCGCCCTGGGGGTCCTTGATGGCGGGTGCCCAGCCGTAGGCCCCGGTCCGGGTCTTGACCTGCCGAGCGAAGGCGGCCATCTGCGCGGTCGTCTTCGGAAGCGCCGTCACACCCGCCTTCTTGATCAGGTCATTGTTGTAGGCCATCACGCCCGCGTTGAAGGAGGCGTACCACGGCAGGCCGTACACCTTGCCGCCGATGGTGAAGTTGCTCAGCGAGTTGGGGTAGTACAGGTTTCTCAGGCCCGGCCCGACCGCCGCGCCCATGTCGGTGAGCAGGCCGCTGTCCGCCGCCTTCTGGGTGGACTCCACCCACAGGTTCACCACGTCGGGCACGCTGCCCAGCGACACTGAGGTGATGAACTCCTGCTCCAGCGTGCCCTGCTTATCGATGTAGTTGACCTTGATGGTTGGGTTCTGCCGCTCGAAGTCGGCGATCACGCCCTTGATGTAGTCGTCGAACTTGGGGCTGAGGTAGAACGTCCAGAAGTCGAGTTCCACCCGCTGCTGCGCGCTGGCCGAGCCGAGCGTGCTGGCGACGAGCGCGAGGGTGAGGGTCCGCAGGGCGTGTTTCATGGTCGGGCCTCCCTGAAGGGCGGGGTTGGGGCGGAACCGTGGGAAGCGGGCGGGAGCCACCACCCCGCGACTCGTTGGAGCGGCACCCCTGTGCAAGAAGGTTCCTGATGCGCTGCCGGAGGACGGTCCGGGCACCCATCACAACAACCTGCCTTGTGATTTTACGAACACTTCATGGTATGCACGGTTTGAAAGCGTTGTCAACAGGTGCCGGAGGGCTGTTTTCCCTCTCATGCTGGAGACTTGACAGCACCTGCCTCTTCCTGTGAGGCTGCACTC
The nucleotide sequence above comes from Deinococcus sp. YIM 134068. Encoded proteins:
- a CDS encoding carbohydrate ABC transporter permease, which produces MTRVVRAAPPVARTVTRRRVRHPLRQVLTYLVLFTIFLFAAFPLIWTFVISVTDSNAVTTGRTVYDFPASLFPQRVTLANFVNVVQTYPAVGRAFLNSLLISGLSVVLTVIVSALAAYPLARHDFRGKAVVFAVILGTMVLPTETSFLVNMLTLAKLKAWPVIGPLIGIGSYLGVVLPTVSTAFGIFLMRQAFLAIPQSLLEAARIDGAGEALIFRRVMLPLAIPSIAALSIFTLVNTWNSYFWPSIALTGAQNKLPLAVEMLKLKGAFNDNIFNTAAGAVIMMVPILALFLFAQRFFMRGLEGATK
- a CDS encoding MarR family winged helix-turn-helix transcriptional regulator; translated protein: MSPAQTPDLLERIHQDWTQTRPEVDPGPMLTVLLLDRLHAALTRQIERTYAETGLNPAGWDLLLTLYRSAPPEGLTPTELSGLAAITGPSMTNRVDRLLSRGLVERRVSESDRRSVRVRLTPEGRSLVERLLPEHLANAERILSALDPAETRTLERLARRLLTGLEASGQPSPEEDAASASVRTR
- the uraH gene encoding hydroxyisourate hydrolase, whose product is MAGHAGLTTHVLDTARGRPAAGVRVELFAVEGGERRRVAGAVTNADGRTDAPLIERGSLTPGTFELTFHVAPYFEGFEAAPAVPFLDLVTLRFTVSDASGHYHVPLVMTPWSYSTYRGS
- the uraD gene encoding 2-oxo-4-hydroxy-4-carboxy-5-ureidoimidazoline decarboxylase, with protein sequence MTRTLSLTLDDANALPLTEFVRTFGGVLEHSPRYAERVGEGRPYRSVEELAAAFTGAVQEDSAGEQLALIRAHPDLAGKAALAGEVTPESANEQASAGLDRLTPEEYAEFHRVNAAYHEKFDMPYIVCVRENTKESILAGAAARLTHTPEQERATALREIGRIARLRVLDLVRQDEGGENA
- a CDS encoding alpha-mannosidase, giving the protein MISVEQDLTRLAGRLDELSAWRNISEETLPAGSFTDADGATSPVAEGQPWPSVRFPVRMRFEVPVPEGGPVILDLQPGGEALVRVDGTAVYALNPYHREVTLPAGAARTLTLDLEVTPRGLHGSYIAAPMTGRLRLVQPDAEVRELLADLGAAHDAAVHLLKRGRETLAARLADLLHETVKRVRLPRDETEGYLARVVQASGHGAQLGTIWEGWTFTGPPATLGPEHRESLGEARHFLAAGLAKLRSDFPPEGALSLTGHAHIDLAWLWPLHETRRKALRSFSTVLDLMDRFPSFHFSQSTAQLYAWVQEDDPALFERIRERVTEGRWEIVGGTWVEPDGQLLSGESWARQLLHGQRYFERTFGRRATVAWLPDTFGFAGNLPQVLADGGLPFFFTTKLNWNETNRFPHDLYRWEGLDGTRVLAHSFLNPSPGEGYNGSVVAHDLLSTWANFRGARRHGESLFTFGWGDGGGGPTPEMLERYERVRDFPGLPRLNQRPSGEFFADLRNADPTLPVWTGEHYLELHRGIFTTQAAIKQLHRRLEHTLVEAEAAATLAHRHLNRAYPQTELTGCWTVLLRNQFHDILPGSSIREVNVTAEAELSAALERAEEVCRAALDALSAALERPEGTEHVVIWNLTAADRPLLAVVHLPEAGAYRAFNADGEELSCSGKGETLYLHDPFLMRGLSHEVITLRRREEAAQPSTDGLILENAHLRAEVGPDGSLVSLIHKASGREAVRGRANILWQHVDVPRAWDAWEIDASASDEGEELTVTEPPRAERQGEVGRVHVRREGPGVVAEQTYELWPNDRALRVHTTLRVTARRTLLRAAFPLAVRAPWSSAETTFGTVTRPTHRNTSWQTAAFEVAAHRFLDLSEGSFGVSLLNDGKYGHGAGVDELSLTLLRTPIYPDPYADQGKHSFTYALYPHAGDWRQGTRREAHSLNAPLRTVRPSSDSETPARLPARHTYLRLPEGVWLSALKHAEEGSGYVLRVYEANGDQTHLTVESADFRVSGELNLLEDALPGDPLAPLAPYRVRTLALAASSSGEG
- the pucL gene encoding factor-independent urate hydroxylase, whose translation is MTQTQNTQTQDAPTQVRVRLGENNYGKAEVNLFKVFRDTPRHRVRELRVRVAMTGDFDAAHVDGDNTDLVATDTVRNTIYGLAKEGFAGSPEEFGKELVAHFVKTGPKVTGAFAEFTEHLWDRVQVGGEGHDHAFVRLMPKRTARVEGDGQSFKVTSGIEELYVLKTTQSGWAGYLLNERFTTLPETHDRVMATFVTAKWEYNPGDVDYDDVWTRAYTQIQETFTDHYSPSLQNTLYLLGQAVLTRCPEISRIWFQMPNKHHLKYNLERFGLENNNEIFHVDPEPYGLMEGWVERA
- a CDS encoding nucleobase:cation symporter-2 family protein: MTRAAPVPSVHPVDEVPPTGRMVAFGLQHVLSMYAGIIAVPLVLASAINLPPDQVVRIVNASFFMCGVATLIQTLGFPGFGAKLPIVQGTTFAALASMILIGRDYGLPGIYGAVIVAGLFTVLLAPYFSRLLRFFPPVVAGTVITLIGISLMPVAIRWAGGGNPAAETFGAPANLGLAALTMLFVLLVTRFARGFWSRVAVLLGLVFGTVVAAIFGQASFGTVGTAALVGFTPPFFFGFPTFALIPILSMILVMLVVMVETTADLLAIGEIVEKPVSADDVTAGLRADGLSTALGGIFNVFPFTAFAQNVGLVRFTGIKSRFVVAAAGVILMLLGFFPKLGALVASIPLPVLGGAGLVLFGTVAAAGIQTLARVNMADTRNLTIVAVSIALGVIPSTVPTLYEKLPDWAGLFLESGITAGAIAAILLNILFHIVGSDRAQLSSTADTAAHAPEVGDLH
- a CDS encoding xanthine dehydrogenase small subunit, coding for MDSITLTVNGVPREARGVRPHTTLLNWLRDQGLTGSKEGCAEGECGACAVLVARPSEDGGTRLESVNACLVMLGALEGQEVVTAEGLGRPGALHPVQRELAVRGGSQCGYCTPGFVVSMAAEYYRPERPAADFDIHALSGNLCRCTGYRPIEDAARALGGPAQEDTFARRCEQAAPTPQLTTLRTPDGDFHRPTALADAFDLLAAHPDARLLAGGTDWAVEVNLRHARAGVTVAVDGLPELRTFAWADDHLEIGAALSLSEIERRLAGRVPLLAEWLPHFASRLIRNSATLGGNLGTASPIGDSPPVLLALDARVVLASRAGEREVPLADYFTGYRRTVRRGDELIRAVRIPLPLAPVTAFHKIAKRRFDDISSVAVGLALRLDGDRVKTIRIGLGGVAATPIRAYATEEALTGKVWNERTVREAARVLRGEGTPLDDHRASAAYRAAMLEQSLLKFYFEKTGEEVGV